From Halorubrum salinarum, the proteins below share one genomic window:
- a CDS encoding glutamate--cysteine ligase, with amino-acid sequence MELGSRDAFSRMGTLGIEEEFYIVDADGYPTSGTDDLVYGRDPPAAVPEGFDHELFECTIEAQTETMADPADAADALETVREALVDHAAADGYRIAAAGLHPAAKWRELDHVEKPRYQAQLDRIQYPQHRNTTAGLHVHVGVDDADKAVWVANRLRWHCPVLLALSANSPFWNGFDTGLASARAKVFENLPNTGIPSAFEDFDAFRRYERRMVETDSIADRGELWFDVRPHTGHGTVEVRAPDAQRDPDVSLALAEYVRALVVDYAERYEDGESPASLRRELLDENKWRAIRHGHDAAFVDRDGEGTTPLGEVVDAECDRLGIDGIREVYEAESGAARQRRIREESGADALRADLLVSP; translated from the coding sequence ATGGAACTCGGTTCGCGGGACGCGTTCTCCCGGATGGGGACGCTCGGCATCGAGGAGGAGTTCTACATCGTCGATGCCGACGGCTACCCCACGTCAGGGACGGACGACCTCGTGTACGGCCGCGACCCGCCGGCGGCGGTGCCGGAGGGGTTCGACCACGAGCTGTTCGAGTGCACGATAGAGGCCCAAACCGAGACGATGGCGGACCCCGCGGACGCCGCGGACGCGCTCGAAACGGTCCGCGAGGCGCTCGTCGACCACGCCGCCGCGGACGGCTATCGGATCGCGGCCGCCGGCCTCCACCCGGCGGCGAAGTGGCGCGAGCTCGACCACGTCGAGAAGCCCCGGTACCAGGCCCAACTGGACCGAATCCAGTACCCCCAACACCGGAACACGACCGCGGGGCTCCACGTCCACGTCGGCGTCGACGACGCGGACAAGGCCGTCTGGGTCGCGAACCGCCTGCGGTGGCACTGTCCCGTGCTGCTCGCGCTGTCGGCCAATTCGCCGTTCTGGAACGGGTTCGACACCGGGCTCGCCTCGGCCCGCGCGAAGGTGTTCGAGAACCTCCCGAACACCGGTATCCCGTCGGCGTTCGAGGACTTCGACGCGTTCCGGCGGTACGAGCGCCGGATGGTCGAGACCGACTCCATCGCCGACCGCGGCGAACTGTGGTTCGACGTGCGCCCCCACACGGGTCACGGCACGGTCGAGGTGCGGGCGCCGGACGCCCAGCGCGACCCCGACGTGTCCCTCGCGCTCGCCGAGTACGTCCGGGCGCTGGTCGTCGACTACGCCGAGCGGTACGAGGACGGCGAGTCGCCCGCGTCGCTGCGCCGGGAACTGCTCGACGAGAACAAGTGGCGGGCGATCCGGCACGGACACGACGCCGCGTTTGTCGACCGCGACGGCGAGGGGACGACCCCGCTGGGCGAGGTGGTCGACGCCGAGTGCGACCGGCTCGGGATCGACGGTATCCGCGAGGTGTACGAGGCCGAGAGCGGCGCCGCGCGCCAGCGCCGGATCCGCGAGGAGTCGGGCGCCGACGCGCTGCGCGCGGACCTCCTCGTGAGTCCCTGA
- a CDS encoding winged helix-turn-helix domain-containing protein: MTANDSPSEPGDDAEESPTERTREELRKTKERLGEGADRAVKGFDDNVVDLLAWLLDTETRARIYVYLRDNPHSTSDEVADGTGLYPSTVREALAELHDEGTVERDKRKAEGAGNNPYEYEAIAPSDLVRGVVGDVQAELNAVFNLDRRLGGESPDGDTEPVQISVDGDGEPVGDADADDGGDEPSN; this comes from the coding sequence ATGACCGCGAACGATTCACCCTCCGAACCGGGCGACGACGCAGAGGAGTCCCCGACGGAGCGGACCCGCGAGGAGCTGCGGAAGACGAAGGAGCGGCTCGGCGAGGGCGCCGACAGGGCGGTGAAGGGGTTCGACGACAACGTCGTCGACCTGCTCGCGTGGCTGCTCGACACCGAGACCCGGGCCCGCATCTACGTCTACCTGCGCGACAACCCCCACAGCACGAGCGACGAGGTCGCCGACGGCACGGGATTGTACCCGAGCACCGTCCGCGAGGCGCTCGCCGAGCTCCACGACGAGGGCACCGTCGAGCGCGACAAGCGGAAGGCCGAGGGGGCGGGCAACAACCCCTACGAGTACGAGGCCATCGCGCCGAGCGACCTCGTCCGCGGCGTCGTCGGCGACGTCCAGGCGGAGCTGAACGCCGTCTTCAACCTCGACCGCCGGCTCGGCGGCGAGTCGCCCGACGGCGACACCGAGCCCGTCCAGATCTCCGTGGACGGCGACGGCGAGCCCGTCGGCGACGCGGACGCGGACGACGGCGGCGACGAGCCGTCGAACTGA
- a CDS encoding phosphopantetheine adenylyltransferase — translation MNVALGGTFDPVHDGHRKLFERAFELGDVTVGLTSDELAPETRHVERYVRPYDRRERDLEAELAPRAEAHGRDYEIRELTEPTGIAVEPEFDALIVSPETKAGGERINDIRAEHGRDPLDLVVVDHVAAEDGERISSTRIVAGEIDEHGNLTPDREGRGATRPE, via the coding sequence ATGAACGTCGCGCTGGGGGGTACGTTCGATCCCGTTCACGACGGCCACCGCAAGCTGTTCGAACGGGCGTTCGAGCTGGGTGACGTCACCGTCGGGCTCACCTCCGACGAGCTGGCGCCGGAGACCCGACACGTCGAGCGGTACGTCCGCCCCTACGACCGACGCGAGCGCGACCTCGAGGCGGAGCTGGCCCCCCGCGCCGAGGCGCACGGCCGCGACTACGAGATCCGCGAGCTGACGGAGCCGACCGGCATCGCCGTCGAGCCGGAGTTCGACGCGCTGATCGTGTCCCCCGAGACGAAGGCGGGCGGCGAGCGGATCAACGATATCCGCGCCGAGCACGGCCGCGACCCGCTCGACCTGGTCGTCGTGGACCACGTGGCGGCGGAGGACGGCGAGCGCATCTCCTCGACGCGGATCGTCGCGGGCGAGATCGACGAGCACGGCAACCTCACCCCCGACCGCGAGGGGCGGGGCGCGACGCGCCCGGAATGA
- a CDS encoding FAD-dependent oxidoreductase, which yields MSDPFVVVGADAAGLSAASKFRREAPDREVVVFEKGRWISYAYCGMPYFIAGYVDRMSNLLSLSPSEVDERGIDLQRGHEVVAVDPDAKRVTVETADGDRFERAYGDLLVATGARATTGPFDVRGVDGAFTLHDMDAAAAIDAYVAEPDAYDPARADVSAVDRERVDRNAAMPAPETAAVVGGGYVGVEVAEALTERGLDVHVFHRSGHLLSPFGETVGNRVEAALEAEGVTVHTNAPVDALVGDGRIEAIEVGAGGGEAPERVPVDMAVVGVGIRPNTDLLDGTGVDLGPGEAIRVDDHGRTSLPDVYAAGDCATARHAVTGEPDWVPLGLTANRAGRAIGATVAGNPTPVGDIAGTAAVKAFDAEAARVGILDRDEAEAAGFDPVSETVTAGSRSGYYPGAAETDVTLVADRDTGRLLGGSIVGTDRAAVRIDTLATAIEADMTVSEVERLDLAYAPPFSPVWDPILVAAKVLNGTLDD from the coding sequence ATGAGCGATCCGTTCGTGGTCGTCGGGGCCGACGCGGCGGGGTTGAGCGCGGCCAGTAAGTTCCGACGCGAGGCGCCCGACCGCGAGGTCGTCGTCTTCGAGAAGGGCCGGTGGATCTCGTACGCCTACTGCGGGATGCCGTACTTCATCGCCGGCTACGTCGACCGCATGTCGAACCTGCTGTCGCTGTCGCCGAGCGAGGTCGACGAGCGCGGGATCGACCTCCAGCGGGGTCACGAGGTCGTCGCCGTCGACCCCGACGCGAAGCGCGTGACGGTCGAGACGGCCGACGGCGACCGCTTCGAGCGGGCGTACGGCGACCTGCTCGTCGCCACTGGAGCGCGCGCGACCACCGGCCCCTTCGACGTGCGCGGCGTCGACGGCGCGTTCACGCTCCACGACATGGACGCGGCCGCCGCCATCGACGCCTACGTCGCCGAGCCGGACGCCTACGACCCGGCCCGCGCCGACGTGAGCGCCGTCGACCGTGAGCGCGTCGACCGCAACGCCGCGATGCCGGCCCCCGAGACCGCGGCGGTCGTCGGCGGCGGGTACGTGGGCGTCGAGGTCGCCGAGGCGCTCACGGAGCGCGGGCTGGACGTCCACGTCTTCCACCGCTCCGGGCACCTCCTCTCGCCGTTCGGCGAGACCGTCGGGAACCGCGTCGAGGCGGCGCTCGAAGCCGAGGGCGTGACCGTCCACACGAACGCCCCGGTCGACGCGCTCGTCGGCGACGGTCGGATCGAGGCGATCGAGGTCGGAGCCGGCGGCGGCGAGGCGCCGGAGCGAGTCCCCGTCGACATGGCGGTCGTCGGCGTCGGGATCCGGCCGAACACCGACCTGCTCGACGGCACCGGCGTCGACCTCGGGCCCGGCGAGGCGATCCGGGTCGACGACCACGGCCGCACCAGCCTCCCGGACGTGTACGCCGCGGGCGACTGCGCGACCGCGCGCCACGCGGTGACCGGCGAGCCGGACTGGGTCCCGCTCGGCCTCACCGCGAACCGCGCCGGGCGCGCTATCGGGGCGACGGTCGCCGGCAACCCGACGCCGGTCGGCGACATCGCGGGCACCGCGGCGGTGAAGGCGTTCGACGCCGAGGCCGCCCGCGTCGGGATCTTGGACCGCGACGAGGCCGAGGCCGCCGGGTTCGACCCGGTGAGCGAGACGGTGACCGCGGGGTCGCGCTCCGGCTACTACCCGGGCGCGGCCGAGACGGACGTGACGCTCGTCGCCGACCGCGACACGGGGCGGCTGCTCGGCGGGAGCATCGTCGGCACTGACCGCGCGGCGGTCCGGATCGACACGCTCGCGACCGCCATCGAGGCGGACATGACCGTCTCCGAGGTCGAGCGGCTCGACCTCGCGTACGCGCCGCCGTTCAGCCCGGTGTGGGACCCGATACTCGTCGCCGCGAAGGTGCTGAACGGGACGCTCGACGACTGA
- a CDS encoding RNA-binding protein encodes MPKVPFHYVDLRAFSYATEDVKRVEQALRSLLPEDVELDRVENVGHHGDRIVVLSARVERADEMRHVLDRLSELEDLDRVLDELDERVDDNCALFLRLDKQAAFRGDVRLGPGVTVRTKVEAYPAKKEKAVANARETLSRLADDGGD; translated from the coding sequence ATGCCGAAAGTCCCCTTCCATTACGTCGACCTCCGCGCGTTCTCGTACGCCACGGAGGACGTCAAACGGGTCGAGCAGGCGCTCCGCTCGCTCCTGCCGGAGGACGTCGAACTTGACCGCGTCGAGAACGTCGGCCATCACGGGGACCGGATCGTCGTGCTCTCGGCCCGGGTCGAGCGGGCCGACGAGATGCGCCACGTCCTCGACCGGCTCTCCGAGTTGGAGGACCTCGACCGCGTCCTCGACGAGCTCGACGAGCGGGTTGACGACAACTGCGCGCTGTTCCTCCGCCTCGACAAGCAGGCGGCGTTCCGCGGCGACGTCAGGCTCGGACCGGGGGTCACCGTTCGCACGAAGGTCGAGGCGTACCCGGCCAAAAAGGAGAAGGCGGTCGCGAACGCCCGCGAGACCCTCTCGCGGCTGGCGGACGACGGCGGCGACTGA
- a CDS encoding DUF7524 family protein gives MPTLDVELNGEAVHDIDAPDSFVTDGPFPVVLENSGRSTHVHLHFDDDLDRAAALDDGNHFVADEATRRVHVSTADVDEPVRGKLKIVTGYGSNTAYVDVRIDPSPETPSESVAVDETFSAPPERPPEIPPGQRAVNALDRLVRSGGVAGAVFGLVAVGAAVAVAVAVDSALVWLAVGLALMIAFGAALLAVT, from the coding sequence GTGCCGACACTCGACGTCGAACTGAACGGGGAGGCGGTCCACGACATCGACGCGCCGGACTCGTTCGTCACCGACGGGCCGTTCCCGGTCGTGCTCGAGAACAGCGGGCGCTCGACGCACGTCCACCTCCACTTCGACGACGACCTCGACCGGGCGGCCGCGCTCGACGACGGCAACCACTTCGTCGCCGACGAGGCCACCCGCCGCGTCCACGTCTCGACGGCCGACGTCGACGAACCGGTCCGCGGCAAACTGAAGATCGTCACCGGCTACGGCTCGAACACGGCGTACGTCGACGTTCGGATCGACCCGTCGCCCGAGACCCCGAGCGAGTCGGTCGCGGTCGACGAGACCTTCTCGGCGCCCCCGGAGCGGCCCCCGGAGATCCCGCCCGGGCAGCGCGCGGTAAACGCGCTCGACCGCCTCGTCAGGAGCGGCGGGGTCGCGGGCGCGGTCTTCGGGCTCGTCGCGGTCGGCGCCGCGGTCGCGGTCGCGGTGGCCGTCGACAGCGCCCTCGTCTGGCTCGCGGTCGGACTCGCGCTGATGATCGCGTTCGGCGCCGCGCTGCTCGCCGTGACGTGA
- a CDS encoding methytransferase partner Trm112: MKESLMDVICCPLDKAPLELDVDDEDDEEVLAGTLTCTECGETYPIEDGIPNLLPPDMREEAAA; this comes from the coding sequence ATGAAGGAATCCCTGATGGACGTGATCTGCTGTCCGCTCGACAAGGCGCCCCTCGAACTCGACGTCGACGACGAGGACGACGAGGAGGTGCTCGCGGGGACGCTCACCTGCACCGAGTGCGGCGAGACGTACCCCATCGAGGACGGGATCCCGAACCTCCTGCCGCCGGACATGCGCGAAGAGGCGGCGGCGTAG
- a CDS encoding ribonuclease P protein component 4 codes for MGIPAERIERLFALAREAVVDDEYDRAREYVARARRIAERNRCGIPTELSRRACDDCAVYLRPGKTSRVRTRPGRVVVRCTECGATARYPYGE; via the coding sequence ATGGGCATCCCGGCGGAGCGGATCGAGCGGCTGTTCGCCCTCGCCCGCGAGGCGGTCGTCGACGACGAGTACGACCGCGCCCGCGAGTACGTCGCCCGCGCCCGCCGGATCGCAGAGCGGAACCGCTGCGGCATTCCGACAGAGCTCTCCAGGCGCGCCTGCGACGACTGCGCCGTCTACCTCCGGCCCGGGAAGACGAGCCGCGTCCGGACGCGGCCCGGCCGCGTAGTCGTCCGCTGTACGGAGTGCGGGGCGACGGCGCGGTACCCGTACGGGGAGTAA
- a CDS encoding HAD-IIB family hydrolase translates to MVPPLALDIDGTLTTPTGRIDPRAFELLPDWDAPIVFATGKAFPYPVALAHFLGREETVIAENGGVAYVDGETTVVGDPDAARAVVEAFRERGGEVGWGDGDTVNRWRETEVACSPDADEALLREVAAAVDDVEVVDTGYAYHVKSTGVSKGRALGVVADALGLAADEFVAVGDSENDVSTFGVAGESYAVANADDAARGAADEVVSEGFMDGTASVLAALRERAE, encoded by the coding sequence ATGGTCCCGCCACTCGCGCTCGACATCGACGGCACGCTGACGACGCCGACCGGCCGGATCGACCCGCGGGCCTTCGAGCTGCTGCCCGACTGGGACGCCCCGATAGTCTTCGCCACAGGGAAGGCGTTCCCCTACCCGGTCGCGCTCGCGCACTTCCTCGGCCGCGAGGAGACCGTTATCGCGGAGAACGGCGGCGTTGCGTACGTCGACGGCGAGACGACGGTCGTCGGCGACCCGGACGCCGCGCGGGCCGTCGTCGAGGCGTTCCGCGAGCGCGGCGGCGAGGTCGGGTGGGGGGACGGCGACACGGTGAACCGGTGGCGCGAGACGGAGGTGGCGTGCTCGCCCGATGCCGACGAGGCGCTCCTGCGGGAGGTCGCCGCGGCCGTCGACGACGTGGAGGTCGTCGACACCGGCTACGCCTACCACGTGAAGTCGACGGGCGTGAGCAAGGGGCGGGCGCTCGGCGTCGTCGCCGACGCGCTCGGGCTCGCCGCCGACGAGTTCGTCGCGGTCGGCGACAGCGAGAACGACGTCTCGACGTTCGGCGTCGCCGGCGAGTCGTACGCGGTGGCCAACGCGGACGACGCGGCCCGCGGGGCGGCCGACGAGGTGGTCTCGGAGGGGTTCATGGACGGGACGGCCTCGGTGCTCGCGGCGCTGCGCGAGCGCGCCGAGTAG
- a CDS encoding Cdc6/Cdc18 family protein, which translates to MNIDDRIERRLGYDAGMSVLADFEAVSPVRHVDSPVGRGPAIERLLDVFEPAFSGSLPPSVYVYGPKGSGKSAVVSALFDRLASHSGPRRAIQTTTRAVEPTIPGFVYVDARNASTRFRLYHAMLAAMSDEHVPDHGIGTEDLADSLRDAMRTGPDLVVAVDHTNEAETPTAATLVDWLTDVGEQLTPACIGRDPPDAVDWEPETTVEFAKYRRHVLVELLTSRCSTGLGRDALSHDQIREIVEWAAGDAHDALAAVMGAAVNAERAGASTVRSGDVDAGTDGVPRPCVALGRVLALPESRQRLLYELAGLTEEERSTVGMATEAIAGRPGVDLSASTVRRVLYELADAGLLERVTVHRSDGKGRPPSRLVPLFPTVVFRELFDRRVRTG; encoded by the coding sequence GTGAATATCGACGACCGGATCGAGCGACGACTCGGCTACGACGCCGGCATGAGCGTTCTCGCCGACTTCGAAGCCGTGTCTCCGGTCAGACACGTCGACTCGCCGGTCGGCCGCGGGCCGGCGATAGAGCGGCTCCTCGACGTGTTCGAGCCCGCCTTCTCCGGGTCGCTCCCGCCGAGCGTCTACGTGTACGGACCGAAGGGGAGCGGGAAGTCCGCGGTCGTCTCCGCGCTGTTCGACCGGCTCGCGAGCCACAGCGGCCCGCGTCGGGCGATCCAGACGACCACGCGGGCGGTCGAGCCGACGATCCCAGGGTTCGTCTACGTCGACGCGCGGAACGCCTCGACCCGGTTCCGACTGTACCACGCGATGCTGGCCGCGATGAGCGACGAACACGTCCCCGACCACGGGATCGGTACCGAAGACCTGGCCGACTCGCTGCGCGACGCGATGCGCACCGGGCCCGACCTCGTCGTCGCGGTCGACCACACGAACGAGGCCGAGACGCCGACCGCGGCGACGCTCGTCGACTGGCTCACCGACGTGGGCGAGCAGCTCACGCCGGCCTGTATCGGCCGCGACCCGCCGGACGCGGTCGACTGGGAGCCGGAGACCACCGTCGAGTTCGCGAAGTACCGCCGGCACGTGCTCGTCGAGCTGCTGACGAGCCGGTGTTCGACCGGGCTCGGCCGCGACGCGCTCAGCCACGACCAGATCCGCGAGATAGTCGAGTGGGCCGCGGGCGACGCCCACGACGCGCTCGCCGCCGTGATGGGCGCGGCGGTCAACGCGGAGCGGGCCGGCGCGTCGACGGTCAGGTCGGGCGACGTCGACGCCGGCACCGACGGGGTCCCGCGCCCCTGCGTGGCGCTGGGCCGCGTCCTCGCGCTGCCCGAGAGCCGCCAGCGGCTCCTCTACGAGCTCGCCGGGCTCACGGAGGAGGAGCGGTCGACCGTGGGAATGGCGACCGAGGCCATCGCGGGGCGCCCGGGCGTCGACCTGTCGGCGTCGACGGTGCGGCGCGTCCTCTACGAGCTGGCCGACGCCGGCCTGCTCGAACGGGTCACCGTCCACCGGAGCGACGGCAAGGGCCGGCCGCCGAGCCGGCTCGTGCCGCTGTTCCCGACGGTCGTCTTCCGCGAGCTGTTCGACCGCCGCGTCCGGACCGGGTAA
- the glpK gene encoding glycerol kinase GlpK: MTQYVGAIDQGTTGTRFMVFDHEGQVVANAYEQHEQIYPNPGWVEHDPIEIWENTQQVVLDGLADAGLDADQLDAIGITNQRETTIVWDKDSGKPVHNALVWQDRRTTDRVEELQEADKVEEIREKTGLEADAYFSATKTEWILDNAEPLKMQSSRGGDLRDRARAGELVMGTIDSWLIYNLTGNHITDVTNASRTMLYNIRDLEWDDELLDEFDVPKEMVPEVRPSSDEDYYGHTDADGFLGEEVPVAGALGDQQAALFGQTCFDEGDAKNTYGTGSFYLMNTGTDAVESDHGLLTTIGFQMSGEPVQYALEGSIFITGAAIEWLEDVDLINNAAQTAELARSVDSTDGVYMVPAFTGLGAPHWDGRARGTIVGMTRGTSKEHIVRATLESIAYQTRDIAEAMEADSGVETTSLRVDGGAVKNNFLCQLQSDIIQTEIARPEVDETTALGSAYAAGLAVGYWDTVDELRDNWQIDREFTPEKSQDEVDKLYSRWDDAVERSKNWAIDEEDE; encoded by the coding sequence ATGACACAGTACGTCGGTGCGATAGACCAGGGGACGACCGGAACTCGATTCATGGTGTTCGACCACGAGGGCCAGGTCGTCGCGAACGCCTACGAACAGCACGAACAGATCTACCCGAACCCGGGTTGGGTCGAGCACGACCCGATAGAGATCTGGGAGAACACCCAGCAGGTCGTCCTCGACGGCCTCGCGGACGCGGGCCTCGACGCCGACCAGCTCGACGCGATCGGCATCACCAACCAGCGCGAGACGACGATCGTCTGGGACAAGGACTCGGGGAAGCCGGTCCACAACGCCCTCGTCTGGCAGGACCGCCGGACGACCGACCGCGTCGAGGAGCTTCAGGAGGCGGACAAGGTCGAGGAGATCCGCGAGAAGACCGGCCTCGAGGCCGACGCGTACTTCTCCGCGACGAAGACGGAGTGGATCCTCGACAACGCCGAGCCGCTGAAGATGCAGAGCTCGCGCGGCGGCGACCTGCGCGACCGCGCCCGCGCCGGCGAACTCGTGATGGGCACCATCGACTCGTGGCTCATCTACAACCTGACGGGCAACCACATCACTGACGTCACCAACGCCTCCCGGACGATGCTGTACAACATCCGGGACCTGGAGTGGGACGACGAGCTGCTCGACGAGTTCGACGTGCCGAAGGAGATGGTGCCCGAGGTGCGGCCGTCCTCCGACGAGGACTACTACGGCCACACCGACGCGGACGGTTTCCTCGGCGAGGAGGTCCCGGTCGCGGGTGCGCTGGGCGACCAGCAGGCCGCGCTGTTCGGACAGACCTGCTTCGACGAGGGCGACGCGAAGAACACCTACGGCACCGGCTCGTTCTACCTGATGAACACCGGGACCGACGCCGTCGAGTCCGACCACGGCCTGCTGACGACGATCGGGTTCCAGATGTCCGGCGAGCCCGTCCAGTACGCGCTCGAAGGGTCCATCTTCATCACCGGCGCCGCCATCGAGTGGCTCGAGGACGTCGACCTGATCAACAACGCGGCCCAGACCGCGGAGCTGGCGCGCTCGGTCGACTCGACCGACGGCGTCTACATGGTCCCGGCGTTCACGGGGCTCGGCGCCCCGCACTGGGACGGTCGCGCCCGCGGCACCATCGTCGGGATGACGCGCGGGACGAGCAAGGAGCACATCGTGCGGGCGACGCTCGAATCGATCGCCTACCAGACCCGCGACATCGCCGAGGCGATGGAGGCCGACTCCGGCGTGGAGACGACGAGCCTCCGCGTCGACGGCGGCGCGGTCAAGAACAACTTCCTCTGTCAGCTCCAGTCCGACATCATCCAGACGGAGATCGCGCGACCGGAGGTCGACGAGACCACCGCGCTCGGCTCGGCGTACGCCGCCGGGCTCGCGGTCGGCTACTGGGACACCGTCGACGAGCTCCGCGACAACTGGCAGATCGACCGCGAGTTCACCCCGGAGAAGTCGCAGGACGAGGTCGACAAGCTGTACAGCCGCTGGGACGACGCGGTCGAGCGCTCGAAGAACTGGGCGATCGACGAGGAGGACGAGTAG